The Raoultibacter phocaeensis genome includes a window with the following:
- a CDS encoding MerR family transcriptional regulator produces the protein MRSGELASIAGVTVRTLRHYRTIGLLREPPRGENGYCEYSIDDLLRLLRIKHLASLGFSLDDIGGMLDTLDSDDRSKAADLLDELDRDLVAQIDALEQKRQTLALIRNEKLDADIPVRLAAIAGMLKEHGLPEEALKSERDAMLLAGAMLTETDLDETEAVYKALVERGLMDDYVKINDWIMELAPDANEDAKAAVIGKVFTVLEPLLDCFNSSNWDEEPTEAELRTEALFDQYQEQLLNPAQKEVCDRIIAAIQEQVTGQPAN, from the coding sequence ATGCGCAGCGGAGAGCTTGCTAGTATCGCGGGCGTCACGGTTCGCACGCTGCGCCATTACCGCACGATCGGGCTTCTGCGCGAGCCACCGCGCGGCGAGAACGGCTACTGCGAATACTCGATCGACGACCTTCTTCGCCTCTTGCGCATCAAGCACCTCGCCTCGCTCGGATTCTCGCTCGACGACATCGGCGGCATGCTCGACACGCTCGATTCCGATGATCGATCGAAAGCAGCCGATTTGTTGGACGAGCTCGATCGCGATCTGGTTGCGCAAATCGACGCCCTCGAACAGAAACGACAGACGCTTGCGCTCATCAGAAACGAGAAGCTCGATGCCGATATCCCGGTAAGGCTCGCTGCTATCGCCGGGATGCTCAAAGAGCACGGACTTCCCGAAGAAGCTCTGAAAAGCGAGCGGGACGCCATGCTGCTTGCGGGAGCCATGCTCACCGAAACCGACCTCGACGAAACCGAAGCGGTATACAAAGCGCTTGTGGAGCGCGGGTTGATGGACGATTACGTCAAGATCAACGACTGGATTATGGAGCTTGCGCCCGATGCGAACGAAGATGCGAAGGCTGCCGTCATCGGGAAGGTCTTTACGGTGCTCGAGCCGCTTTTGGATTGCTTCAATTCGTCTAACTGGGACGAAGAGCCGACCGAAGCCGAACTGCGAACCGAAGCGCTCTTCGATCAATACCAGGAGCAGCTGCTCAACCCCGCTCAGAAAGAGGTGTGCGACCGAATCATCGCGGCCATCCAAGAGCAGGTGACGGGCCAGCCGGCGAACTGA
- a CDS encoding GNAT family N-acetyltransferase — protein MQLSGLVTVQPEQTKTIDKLASMMGVSFLEEPWTEVWLESLDAIGTTDERKLEISRAIMKYDFTVGAPHECCYMLPNFAAGAGAYLSSDLEGRIWNDLEDEAIEMMANAVLTEAEKAALFQRADEMEGISNFKWMVDETEGEAFIHFFSLGVNRDMRGSGAFRRLMTPFLEYADAHGINCYLECYSDHLESLYGHFGFRTVHRFRDPAFSVYERAMVREPR, from the coding sequence ATGCAACTATCGGGCCTCGTTACCGTACAACCTGAACAAACCAAAACCATCGACAAGCTCGCCTCGATGATGGGTGTGAGCTTTTTGGAAGAGCCCTGGACCGAGGTCTGGCTCGAATCGCTCGATGCGATCGGCACGACCGACGAGCGCAAGCTCGAGATATCGCGCGCCATCATGAAGTACGACTTTACGGTAGGAGCACCGCACGAGTGCTGCTACATGCTCCCCAATTTCGCAGCGGGAGCCGGGGCGTACTTGTCGAGCGATCTTGAAGGCCGCATATGGAACGACCTCGAAGACGAGGCGATCGAGATGATGGCGAACGCCGTGTTGACTGAAGCCGAGAAGGCGGCGCTTTTCCAGCGGGCCGACGAGATGGAAGGCATTTCGAACTTCAAATGGATGGTCGACGAAACTGAGGGCGAAGCCTTCATCCACTTCTTCTCGCTCGGCGTCAATCGCGATATGCGCGGGTCGGGCGCGTTTCGCAGACTCATGACGCCGTTTCTCGAGTACGCGGACGCGCACGGAATCAACTGCTATCTCGAATGCTACAGCGATCACCTTGAAAGCCTATACGGGCACTTCGGCTTCCGAACCGTTCACCGCTTCCGCGATCCCGCGTTCAGCGTGTACGAGCGCGCGATGGTGCGCGAGCCCCGCTAG
- the aguA gene encoding agmatine deiminase, translating into MKTIYEIESTPLEDGYRMPGEFEPQERIWMLWPHRPDTWRNGAKPAQQAFADVARAIARFEPVTVCAKPEDYEAARHLLAGDDGILVIEMESDDAWMRDCGPTFVVNDEGDVRAVHWHFNAWGGLFDGMYFPWDKDALVGVKVADLAGAVRYRPESFVLEGGSIHVDGEGTVLTTEMCLLSEGRNPELSREEIEGYLCEYLGAEKVVWIKDGIDPFETNGHIDDVACFVAPGEVACIWTEDESDPFYEASQAAYRELSTATDARGRSLTVHKLCLPKKPVYLTQEQIDTLDTVEGTQPRSADEPCIASYLNFLIVNGGVIVPQYRDENDALALEQVQAMFPDREVVGVDTVEVVYGGGNIHCITQQQPARR; encoded by the coding sequence ATGAAGACCATCTACGAGATCGAATCCACCCCGCTCGAGGACGGCTACCGCATGCCCGGCGAATTCGAGCCGCAGGAGCGCATCTGGATGCTCTGGCCCCATCGGCCCGACACCTGGCGCAACGGAGCGAAGCCGGCGCAGCAGGCGTTTGCCGACGTGGCGAGGGCGATAGCGCGGTTTGAGCCCGTGACGGTATGCGCGAAGCCCGAAGACTACGAGGCTGCCCGGCATCTGCTCGCCGGAGATGATGGCATCCTTGTGATCGAGATGGAGTCCGACGATGCGTGGATGCGCGATTGCGGCCCCACGTTCGTCGTCAATGACGAAGGCGATGTGCGCGCGGTGCACTGGCACTTCAACGCATGGGGCGGGCTCTTCGACGGCATGTACTTCCCATGGGATAAGGATGCGCTCGTGGGCGTTAAGGTTGCCGACCTTGCGGGTGCGGTGCGCTACCGGCCCGAGTCGTTCGTGCTCGAGGGCGGTTCGATCCACGTCGATGGCGAAGGAACGGTGCTCACGACCGAGATGTGCCTGCTTTCCGAAGGTCGCAACCCCGAGCTTTCGCGCGAGGAAATCGAGGGGTATCTGTGCGAATATCTGGGCGCCGAGAAGGTTGTCTGGATCAAGGACGGCATCGACCCGTTCGAGACGAACGGGCACATCGATGACGTTGCGTGCTTCGTAGCGCCGGGCGAAGTTGCCTGCATCTGGACCGAGGACGAATCCGACCCGTTTTACGAAGCGAGCCAAGCGGCGTATCGAGAACTATCGACTGCAACCGATGCGCGCGGACGGTCGCTTACGGTGCACAAGCTGTGTCTGCCGAAGAAGCCTGTCTACCTGACGCAGGAGCAGATCGACACGCTCGATACCGTCGAGGGCACGCAGCCGCGCTCGGCCGACGAACCCTGCATCGCATCGTACTTGAACTTCCTCATCGTGAACGGCGGCGTGATCGTGCCGCAGTACCGCGATGAGAACGATGCGCTTGCGCTTGAGCAGGTGCAGGCGATGTTTCCCGATCGGGAAGTGGTCGGCGTCGATACGGTCGAAGTCGTCTACGGCGGCGGGAACATCCACTGCATCACGCAGCAGCAACCGGCGCGCAGGTGA
- a CDS encoding molybdopterin-containing oxidoreductase family protein, which produces MAAINCGETRYSTCVFCDGGCSVAVRNDGEITVSPLDPAAPAICSKARMWREYRDHPDRITQPLKNVGSRTAPKWEPVGWDWALDEIAERLSAVIDAWGPEAFAVSEMPLNTGFGGITRRFMNHLGSPNYMAPVLLCMGNTAQVHRATYGWFTAPDWDKADVIVYFGQNRGPELWPAEFLSLKAALERGAVLIEVDPRDTDTARLAHEHLRIRYGTDAALLLSWINVIIEEDLYDRAFVESSTVGFAELAARVREYPPETVASICGIDAETIRRTARLYARAEAAIIPWGVVGDMQKNSTSVLLCQCILRALCGFLNASELVFGPSEGQVTNTQLSDFVALSTEQKEKQLGSDEYPLLSFKGMELYDTASRAAGLDHIPDIMGCSCTAHPARVFEAMRTGAPYPVKAFFAVGNNTAMSYANQQGIIAALLAQELVVVFDHWMTPTAQLADYVLPGDAWMERDVVGPNFDVAPAATFNQAFCDPPGACKDWYYVVKGLADRLGLGEVFPWNDCHELYDYLLAPLGRTWAQTCEQPAIPTRPVAMGSFLTPSGKVELKSSVLEALGCDPLPSYEDPSEPGADCATYPLVVFAGARDKCSYNTNLHQIPALRKREPEPEAYLNPADVERFGLRDGAWVRVSTSHGSVQLVARADVRQPEGTLRVPHGWWKPEAPQGLDQGLSAACLHNDGMLFCDEPWNLDRVQGLPNLRGGVRARVENLE; this is translated from the coding sequence ATGGCAGCGATCAACTGCGGTGAAACGAGGTACAGCACCTGCGTGTTCTGCGACGGAGGCTGCTCGGTGGCAGTTCGAAACGACGGGGAGATCACCGTTTCGCCCCTCGATCCCGCCGCACCCGCCATCTGCTCGAAGGCGCGCATGTGGCGGGAATACCGCGACCATCCCGACCGCATCACGCAGCCGCTGAAGAACGTCGGTTCGCGAACGGCGCCGAAGTGGGAACCTGTCGGCTGGGACTGGGCGCTCGACGAGATCGCCGAGCGGCTTTCGGCCGTGATCGACGCCTGGGGCCCCGAAGCGTTCGCCGTGTCGGAAATGCCGCTCAACACGGGATTCGGCGGCATAACGCGGCGCTTCATGAACCACCTCGGATCGCCCAACTACATGGCGCCGGTGCTTCTGTGCATGGGCAACACCGCCCAGGTGCACCGCGCGACGTACGGATGGTTCACCGCACCGGATTGGGACAAGGCCGATGTGATCGTGTACTTCGGCCAGAACCGCGGCCCGGAGCTCTGGCCCGCCGAATTCCTCAGCCTCAAAGCCGCGCTCGAGCGGGGCGCTGTGCTCATCGAGGTCGACCCGCGCGACACCGATACGGCGCGCCTCGCCCACGAGCACCTGCGCATCCGCTACGGCACCGACGCCGCGCTCTTGCTCTCGTGGATCAACGTGATCATCGAGGAAGACCTGTACGACCGCGCGTTCGTGGAAAGCTCGACCGTCGGGTTCGCCGAGCTTGCCGCCCGCGTTCGCGAGTACCCGCCCGAAACTGTAGCCAGCATCTGCGGCATCGACGCCGAAACCATCCGCAGGACGGCGCGCCTCTACGCACGCGCCGAGGCGGCCATCATCCCTTGGGGCGTGGTGGGCGACATGCAGAAGAACTCGACGTCGGTTCTGCTCTGCCAGTGCATATTGAGGGCGCTCTGCGGCTTCTTGAACGCCTCCGAGCTGGTGTTCGGTCCGAGCGAGGGGCAGGTTACCAACACGCAGCTCTCCGACTTCGTCGCGCTGAGCACCGAGCAGAAGGAAAAGCAGCTCGGGTCGGACGAATACCCCCTGCTCAGCTTCAAGGGCATGGAGCTCTACGACACGGCCAGCCGCGCGGCCGGGCTCGACCACATTCCCGATATCATGGGGTGCAGCTGTACGGCGCACCCAGCGCGCGTGTTCGAGGCCATGCGGACGGGGGCACCCTACCCCGTCAAGGCGTTCTTCGCCGTGGGCAACAACACGGCCATGAGCTACGCGAACCAGCAGGGCATCATCGCGGCGCTGCTTGCCCAGGAGCTCGTGGTGGTGTTCGACCACTGGATGACGCCGACCGCGCAGCTTGCCGATTACGTGCTCCCGGGCGACGCGTGGATGGAGCGCGACGTGGTGGGGCCGAACTTCGACGTGGCCCCCGCCGCAACGTTCAACCAGGCGTTCTGCGACCCGCCGGGCGCGTGCAAAGACTGGTATTACGTGGTGAAGGGGCTTGCCGACCGCTTGGGATTGGGCGAGGTGTTCCCCTGGAACGACTGCCACGAGCTCTACGACTACCTGCTCGCTCCGCTCGGGCGCACCTGGGCGCAGACGTGCGAGCAGCCCGCCATCCCTACGCGTCCGGTGGCCATGGGATCGTTCCTCACGCCTTCGGGCAAAGTGGAGCTGAAGAGCTCGGTGCTCGAAGCGCTCGGCTGCGATCCGTTGCCCTCCTACGAAGATCCGTCCGAGCCCGGTGCCGATTGCGCAACATATCCGCTGGTCGTGTTCGCGGGCGCGCGCGACAAGTGCTCCTACAACACGAACCTCCACCAGATACCCGCGCTACGAAAACGCGAACCCGAGCCCGAAGCGTACCTGAACCCCGCCGACGTCGAGCGGTTCGGGTTGCGCGACGGCGCCTGGGTTCGGGTGTCCACCTCGCACGGCTCGGTGCAGCTGGTGGCCCGCGCAGACGTCCGACAGCCGGAAGGCACCCTGCGCGTGCCGCACGGATGGTGGAAGCCCGAAGCGCCGCAGGGGCTCGATCAGGGCCTGAGCGCCGCCTGCCTCCACAACGACGGCATGCTGTTTTGCGACGAGCCGTGGAACCTCGACCGCGTGCAGGGGCTGCCTAACCTGCGCGGAGGCGTTCGGGCGCGGGTCGAGAATCTCGAGTGA
- a CDS encoding MerR family transcriptional regulator: MFYIGNFSKMAKTTVKTLHYYDKIGLLQPEAVDPSTGYRLYTTRQLVELHRIQSMRQIGLSIDEIVEVFAGADVREALKRRHDEITRELRDREEQLARIAFMLDNEDKEFSMDYQVTIKDIPSSIVYTKELTVPDYTAYFEVIPAIGRAVAEANPDLKCAEPEYCFITYLDGEYKDKDINIQYSEAVTSFGNEVDGIYFRKTNPVTVASVMHKGSYADVPKAYAFIMDWVEQNGYRVTENPRESYIDGIWNQADEADWLTEIQVPIAKA; encoded by the coding sequence ATGTTCTACATCGGGAATTTCTCGAAAATGGCGAAGACCACGGTGAAGACCCTGCACTACTACGACAAGATCGGGCTTCTGCAACCGGAGGCGGTCGATCCGTCGACGGGGTATCGGCTCTACACCACACGCCAGCTCGTCGAGCTGCACCGTATCCAGTCGATGCGTCAAATCGGCCTGTCGATCGATGAAATCGTCGAGGTATTCGCTGGAGCCGACGTCCGCGAGGCGCTCAAGCGCAGACACGACGAGATAACCCGAGAGCTGCGCGATCGCGAAGAGCAGCTCGCACGCATTGCATTCATGCTCGACAACGAAGACAAGGAGTTTTCTATGGATTACCAGGTAACGATCAAAGACATCCCGAGCTCAATCGTGTACACGAAAGAGCTGACGGTACCCGATTATACGGCATACTTCGAGGTCATCCCCGCCATCGGCCGCGCGGTTGCTGAGGCGAACCCCGATCTGAAATGCGCCGAACCTGAATACTGCTTCATCACGTATCTTGATGGGGAGTACAAAGATAAGGACATCAACATCCAATATAGCGAGGCAGTGACCTCATTCGGCAACGAGGTCGACGGCATCTATTTCCGCAAGACGAATCCAGTCACTGTCGCTTCGGTCATGCATAAGGGATCGTACGCCGACGTGCCCAAAGCGTACGCGTTCATCATGGATTGGGTGGAGCAGAACGGGTATCGCGTGACGGAGAATCCGCGCGAGAGCTATATCGACGGTATCTGGAACCAAGCCGACGAAGCCGACTGGCTCACCGAGATACAGGTTCCCATCGCAAAAGCGTAA
- a CDS encoding helix-turn-helix domain-containing protein, whose translation MVASQPRDADHWAMIKPPGERVVMNIADRIQHLRKVKGVSQEELADKIGVSRQAVSKWESEQSIPDIDKIIIMSTYFDVTTDYLLKGIESPCTEDAKRPDARIFAIVGTVLNFVGVVIAAALWYEQQQPMALVVGLVFMALGCMVFGVGMINSDPRSKTSAQRTFWIINVWLIAFMPLSFVYNVLFTGTTAPYPLLTNPIIAFPLFWLVYIAFCLVMVYFQVRRSARG comes from the coding sequence ATGGTGGCATCGCAACCGCGCGATGCCGATCATTGGGCTATGATAAAACCGCCGGGAGAAAGGGTCGTCATGAACATAGCCGATCGCATACAACACCTAAGGAAAGTAAAAGGCGTGTCGCAGGAAGAACTCGCCGACAAGATCGGGGTATCGCGCCAAGCGGTATCAAAGTGGGAAAGCGAGCAGAGCATCCCCGACATCGACAAGATCATCATCATGAGCACCTACTTCGACGTAACAACCGACTACCTGCTCAAGGGAATCGAGAGCCCTTGCACCGAAGACGCGAAGCGCCCTGACGCGCGCATCTTCGCCATCGTAGGCACGGTGCTCAATTTCGTGGGAGTCGTCATCGCTGCCGCACTCTGGTATGAGCAGCAGCAGCCCATGGCGCTCGTCGTCGGGCTCGTGTTCATGGCGCTCGGCTGCATGGTGTTCGGAGTCGGCATGATCAATTCGGATCCGCGCTCGAAGACCAGCGCGCAGCGTACCTTCTGGATCATCAACGTGTGGCTCATCGCATTCATGCCGCTCTCATTCGTGTACAACGTGCTGTTCACCGGGACCACGGCGCCCTACCCGCTCCTGACGAACCCGATCATCGCGTTCCCGCTGTTCTGGCTCGTCTACATTGCCTTCTGCCTCGTCATGGTGTATTTCCAGGTGAGGCGGAGCGCGCGGGGATAG
- a CDS encoding FAD-dependent oxidoreductase, whose amino-acid sequence MRDAAKNSFDLSRRGFLTGAAATGALAAMGALAGCGPNNAAQAEDSKAKDGATSDSTPTASVFDKPASVADQVSETKEYDVVVVGGGNSGVVGALELAQLGAKVLILEQTGACTIYAGDIDALDSQIQKDLGIEIDKEWVIKDLVRYGQGKVDENLIRQWAYNAGAFIDWYQEQMQKKGLDVMVDTVCKKFDPEGIWYSPASVHTAYQPPLKETANSMGSEIAIPAMLELYTEAGGEIEYNTTAVELVQDESGRVTGVIAQNKDDAYIQYNTSKAVMLATGGFGGNKDMMDEMGVLSHKFCSCHIGAENSHGDGIRMAVWAGADRDYACEGTCNIFDRGCITGDDENGDIGLSGQGGANPKLWWPGSQPFLRVNALGKRYCNEDGPYDIAFNQACMQPGHYWWQIFDASSWEDVVSFGTTICSRVVAEEGAKNCLLLGQYYPCTNAEEWQSVFIDPNVDNGVLLKADTIEELVDMMGLPKEQTLATIERYNELAAKGVDEDFHKASFRLTAIDEGPFYACKLAGWLLSTMSGVRVDYTYTPLTPEGDRIEGLKCVGLDHGGFFNGMYAQYYGGLNMSHNVVSSWLAAMDLMGQDYPVPVLSAANAYKA is encoded by the coding sequence ATGAGGGATGCAGCAAAGAATTCGTTCGATCTTTCGCGCCGCGGGTTTCTGACCGGAGCTGCGGCCACCGGAGCACTCGCCGCCATGGGAGCGCTTGCCGGATGCGGACCGAACAACGCAGCGCAAGCAGAAGATTCCAAAGCGAAAGACGGTGCAACGTCGGACAGCACACCTACGGCGTCGGTGTTCGACAAACCCGCCTCGGTCGCCGATCAGGTTTCCGAGACGAAAGAATACGATGTCGTCGTAGTCGGCGGAGGCAACTCAGGCGTCGTCGGGGCGCTCGAGCTGGCACAGCTCGGAGCCAAGGTGCTCATCCTCGAGCAAACCGGCGCATGCACCATCTACGCAGGCGACATCGACGCGCTCGACAGCCAGATCCAGAAGGATCTCGGCATCGAGATCGACAAGGAATGGGTGATCAAAGACCTCGTCCGCTACGGGCAGGGCAAAGTGGACGAGAACCTCATCAGGCAGTGGGCGTACAACGCGGGCGCCTTCATCGACTGGTACCAAGAGCAGATGCAAAAGAAGGGTCTCGACGTCATGGTCGACACCGTCTGCAAGAAGTTTGATCCCGAGGGCATCTGGTACTCCCCCGCATCGGTTCACACCGCCTATCAGCCGCCGCTCAAGGAAACGGCGAATTCTATGGGTTCGGAGATAGCGATTCCCGCGATGCTCGAACTCTACACCGAAGCGGGCGGCGAAATCGAGTACAACACAACCGCAGTCGAACTCGTGCAGGACGAAAGCGGTAGGGTCACTGGCGTGATCGCCCAGAATAAGGACGATGCGTATATTCAGTACAATACGAGCAAAGCCGTCATGCTCGCCACGGGCGGCTTCGGCGGTAACAAAGACATGATGGATGAAATGGGCGTCTTATCCCACAAGTTCTGCTCCTGTCACATCGGTGCCGAGAACTCCCATGGCGATGGCATCCGCATGGCTGTCTGGGCGGGAGCCGACCGCGATTACGCGTGCGAAGGCACCTGTAACATTTTCGACCGAGGCTGCATCACCGGCGACGACGAGAACGGCGACATCGGACTTTCCGGCCAAGGCGGGGCGAATCCGAAACTCTGGTGGCCCGGCTCGCAACCGTTTTTGCGCGTGAACGCACTCGGCAAGCGCTATTGCAACGAAGACGGCCCCTACGACATCGCGTTCAACCAGGCGTGCATGCAGCCCGGCCATTACTGGTGGCAAATATTCGATGCAAGCAGCTGGGAGGACGTCGTGTCGTTCGGAACGACCATCTGCTCGCGCGTCGTCGCCGAAGAGGGAGCGAAAAACTGCCTCTTGCTCGGCCAGTACTATCCTTGCACGAATGCCGAGGAATGGCAGAGCGTATTCATCGATCCCAACGTCGACAATGGCGTGCTCCTCAAGGCGGACACCATCGAAGAGCTCGTCGACATGATGGGCCTGCCCAAAGAACAAACTCTCGCCACTATCGAGCGGTATAACGAACTTGCCGCGAAGGGCGTCGATGAAGACTTCCACAAGGCATCGTTCAGGCTCACCGCGATTGACGAAGGCCCGTTCTACGCCTGCAAACTTGCGGGGTGGCTGCTCTCGACCATGAGCGGCGTCCGCGTCGACTACACGTACACCCCGCTGACACCCGAAGGGGATCGCATCGAAGGACTCAAGTGCGTCGGTCTGGACCACGGTGGGTTCTTCAACGGTATGTATGCGCAGTACTACGGCGGCCTCAACATGAGCCACAACGTGGTTTCCTCGTGGCTTGCCGCCATGGACCTCATGGGTCAGGACTACCCCGTTCCAGTTTTGAGTGCCGCTAACGCGTACAAGGCGTAG
- a CDS encoding TetR/AcrR family transcriptional regulator C-terminal domain-containing protein yields MQKQIETRLHFVQALSDLMLSCPLEKVKVSHLCDRMGVSRATFYEYFQDIFNVPTWFWDYLMSQSLYRMGIDQNCYDAHFKKFGLLLENKEFFVNAYKCIDYNSVCEHGGRTVKEHMLENARVNAGRSFGEQELLEIDFFVLGAQYMTRDWVRGGMMQPARTMTKLFIGFMPQFLIEALEPAKRL; encoded by the coding sequence ATGCAGAAACAAATCGAGACGAGGCTGCATTTCGTGCAAGCACTTTCGGACCTCATGCTTTCATGCCCTCTGGAAAAGGTGAAAGTGTCGCACCTGTGCGATCGGATGGGCGTATCGCGTGCGACGTTTTACGAGTATTTCCAGGATATCTTCAATGTGCCCACGTGGTTTTGGGATTATCTTATGAGCCAATCGCTCTACCGCATGGGCATCGACCAGAACTGCTACGACGCGCACTTCAAGAAGTTCGGGCTTTTGCTCGAGAACAAGGAATTCTTCGTGAACGCCTACAAGTGCATCGATTACAACTCCGTGTGCGAGCACGGAGGTAGAACGGTCAAGGAGCATATGCTCGAAAACGCGCGAGTCAACGCGGGTCGGTCGTTCGGCGAGCAAGAGCTGCTTGAAATCGATTTCTTCGTGCTGGGGGCGCAGTACATGACGCGGGATTGGGTGCGCGGCGGCATGATGCAACCGGCTCGCACGATGACGAAACTGTTCATCGGCTTCATGCCGCAGTTCCTCATCGAAGCACTCGAGCCGGCAAAGCGTCTCTGA
- a CDS encoding aldehyde dehydrogenase → MGADGAADIRIEGGDPDGRRRSKGPLGSGGCDTIAGGSMGQVQFDNLVDVQAQAERMRAFYATGATRDIEYRRRALTQLKAYLKANEQRVLDALKADLGKAHFEGYATELGLVYDEITTCLKHLNRWSKPRRVATPIVHFRSSSKVYPSPMGVVLVLSPWNYPVQLALVPMVDAIAAGNCVALKPSRTSKATSELLIDMLASVFPPEFVCGFPGSGDMNDWLLETRWDQIFFTGSPNVGHTVMEAAAKHLTPVVLELGGKSPCIVDATANIKRAAQRIAWGKGINTGQTCVAPDYFLVHESVVDDLVSQLDACFHQYYGKDILACDEWPRMINRHHFDRVMGLIENRNPDASVAFGGQGEALALKIEPTCLRGVTLDDPVMGEEIFGPVLPVITYQTLDEAFAIVRTFEKPLATYIFSDDKDVQERVIRELPFGGATINDVVIHLANNHMGFGGVGNSGMGAYHGKVGFDCFTHYKSTLKKGTWLELPVRVPPFGDKIKLLRMLMR, encoded by the coding sequence TTGGGCGCAGACGGCGCCGCCGATATCAGGATCGAAGGCGGCGACCCGGACGGCAGGCGCCGCAGCAAAGGGCCGCTCGGATCAGGCGGCTGCGATACGATTGCAGGAGGATCGATGGGACAGGTGCAGTTCGACAATCTGGTGGACGTGCAGGCGCAGGCCGAGCGGATGCGCGCGTTTTACGCAACAGGCGCGACGCGCGACATCGAGTACCGCCGCCGAGCGCTCACGCAACTGAAGGCCTATCTCAAGGCGAACGAGCAGCGCGTGCTCGATGCGCTCAAGGCCGATCTCGGCAAAGCGCACTTCGAAGGCTACGCAACCGAACTCGGATTGGTGTACGACGAGATCACCACGTGCCTCAAGCACCTCAACCGCTGGTCGAAGCCTCGCCGCGTCGCTACCCCCATCGTGCATTTTCGCTCGTCGTCGAAGGTATACCCGAGCCCGATGGGCGTGGTGCTCGTGCTTTCGCCGTGGAACTACCCCGTGCAGCTCGCTCTCGTGCCGATGGTGGACGCCATCGCAGCGGGCAACTGCGTTGCGCTCAAACCCTCGCGCACGTCCAAAGCCACGAGCGAGCTTCTGATCGACATGCTCGCCTCCGTATTCCCGCCTGAGTTCGTGTGCGGGTTCCCCGGATCGGGAGATATGAACGATTGGCTGCTCGAGACGCGCTGGGACCAGATATTCTTCACCGGCAGCCCGAACGTGGGTCACACCGTCATGGAGGCAGCCGCCAAGCACCTCACCCCCGTCGTGCTCGAACTCGGCGGCAAGAGCCCGTGCATCGTCGACGCAACGGCGAACATCAAGCGCGCCGCCCAGCGTATCGCCTGGGGCAAGGGCATCAACACGGGCCAGACCTGCGTCGCGCCCGATTACTTCCTCGTGCACGAAAGCGTAGTCGACGACCTGGTGTCGCAGCTCGACGCGTGCTTTCACCAGTACTACGGCAAGGATATCCTCGCGTGCGACGAATGGCCGCGCATGATTAACCGCCATCATTTCGACCGCGTGATGGGACTTATCGAAAACCGCAACCCCGATGCGAGTGTCGCCTTCGGCGGCCAGGGCGAGGCACTTGCCCTCAAGATCGAACCCACGTGCCTGCGCGGCGTCACGCTCGACGATCCGGTCATGGGCGAGGAGATCTTCGGACCCGTGCTGCCCGTCATCACCTACCAGACGCTCGACGAAGCGTTCGCCATCGTTCGCACGTTCGAAAAACCGCTTGCCACCTATATCTTCTCTGACGATAAGGACGTGCAAGAGCGCGTGATCCGTGAATTGCCCTTCGGCGGCGCAACCATCAACGACGTGGTGATCCACCTCGCGAACAACCACATGGGATTTGGCGGCGTCGGCAATTCGGGCATGGGAGCCTACCACGGCAAGGTGGGCTTCGACTGCTTCACGCATTACAAATCGACGCTCAAGAAGGGCACTTGGCTCGAACTGCCCGTGCGCGTTCCCCCGTTCGGCGACAAGATCAAGCTCCTTCGCATGCTCATGAGGTAA